From a region of the Notolabrus celidotus isolate fNotCel1 chromosome 14, fNotCel1.pri, whole genome shotgun sequence genome:
- the LOC117825484 gene encoding LOW QUALITY PROTEIN: solute carrier family 13 member 2-like (The sequence of the model RefSeq protein was modified relative to this genomic sequence to represent the inferred CDS: inserted 2 bases in 2 codons; substituted 2 bases at 2 genomic stop codons), giving the protein MAGFLTHLWKNRNYIIIVLTPLLLLPLPLIVQTPEAKCGFVIILMALYWCTECLPLAVTALLPVIFYPMLGIMQANRGIVCVQYLKDSNMLFIGGLLVAIAVEKWNLHTRIALHVLLILGVKPSLLLIGIMSTTAFLSMWISNSASTAMMLPIASAVLQQLCDTDANTTGRDCSVAENDGQDNQAFEMGDIKETDETEHKAKENGIHMDADRVDDSGGIKENGVRSSSQADEQSKLKTLQKYEKWRKGMSLSVCYSACIGGTATLTGTTPTVILQGQINELXLYCSYQQTLPKNGGIINFASWFXFAFPNMVLMLALSWLWLQFMFFWLQVTXRRSFGCGTKNDGDSKAYQVIKTQXQKFGRMSFAEASVLTIFTLLVLLWFTREPGFIPGWATVLFNKEKTYVTDGTVAILMSSLLFCIPSKLPRCFGRSDDEDPAEAPPPLLKWELVHQKMPWNIILLLGGGFALAHGSEKSGLSTWLGECLIPLQSIPPFAISILLCLLVAMFTEVASNTATTTLFLPILASMATAIKIHPLYVMLPCTISASLAFMLPVATPPNAIAFSYGGLKVIDMAKAGFMLNIIGIVTINIAINTWGGALFQLDTFPSWANDTQNP; this is encoded by the exons GAGGCAAAATGTGGCTTTGTGATAATCCTCATGGCGCTGTACTGGTGCACAGAGTGTCTTCCTCTAGCTGTGACTGCTTTGCTGCCCGTCATTTTCTACCCCATGCTGGGCATCATGCAGGCAAACAGAGGtatt GTTTGTGTGCAGTACCTGAAAGATTCCAACATGCTGTTTATCGGTGGGCTGCTGGTTGCTATCGCTGTCGAGAAGTGGAACCTGCACACAAGGATTGCCCTTCACGTTCTACTTATTCTGGGGGTGAAGCCATCTCT cctgttgaTCGGTATCATGAGCACCACAGCCTTCCTGTCCATGTGGATCAGTAACTCGGCCTCCACAGCCATGATGCTGCCCATCGCCAGCGCTGTGCTACAACAGCTGTGTGATACGGATGCTAACACTACAGGGAGAGATTGTAGTGTGGCTGAAAATGATGGTCAGGATAATCAGGCATTCGAGATGGGTGACATTAAAGAAACTGACGAGACGGAGCACAAAGCAAAAGAAAACGGCATCCACATGG ATGCAGATAGAGTTGATGACAGCGGAGGGATAAAAGAAAACGGGGTGAGATCAAGTAG TCAAGCTGACGAGCAGAGCAAACTGAAGACATTGCAGAAGTATGAGAAGTGGAGGAAAGGCATGAGCCTGAGTGTTTGTTACTCAGCCTGCATCGGTGGTACGGCCACCCTCACTGGAACCACACCAACTGTCATCCTGCAAGGCCAGATAAATGA GTTATGATTGTATTGTTCTTATCAACAGACTCTTCCCAAAAATGGAGGCATAATTAACTTTGCGAGCTGGT GGTTCGCATTCCCCAACATGGTGCTCATGCTTGCCCTGTCTTGGCTATGGTTgcagttcatgtttttttggcttcaagtAA CTTGAAGGAGGTCATTTGGATGTGGCACAAAGAATGACGGTGACAGTAAGGCGTACCAGGTGATCAAGACCC TGCAAAAATTTGGCAGGATGAGCTTCGCTGAGGCCTCTGTGCTGACTATCTTCACGCTGCTGGTTCTACTTTGGTTTACAAGGGAGCCTGGGTTCATACCTGGTTGGGCAACTGTGCTCTTCAACAAAGAGAAAAC GTACGTCACAGATGGCACTGTGGCCATATTAATGTCATCACTCTTGTTCTGCATCCCGTCCAAATTGCCCAGGTGCTTTGGGAGGTCTGACGATG AGGACCCTGCTGAAGCCCCTCCACCACTGCTCAAATGGGAACTCGTCCATCAAAAGATGCCTTGGAACATCATATTACTTCTGGGTGGAGGTTTTGCATTGGCCCATGGGAGTGAG AAATCTGGTCTTTCTACGTGGCTGGGTGAATGTTTGATACCTCTGCAGAGCATCCCGCCCTTTGCCAtctccatcctgctgtgtttgttggtGGCCATGTTCACTGAGGTGGCCAGCAACACAGCCACCACCACTCTCTTTCTCCCAATACTGGCCTCAATG GCCACAGCCATCAAGATACACCCGCTGTATGTCATGCTTCCCTGCACCATCTCTGCCTCGCTGGCTTTCATGCTGCCTGTGGCCACCCCACCCAACGCCATCGCCTTCTCCTACGGCGGCCTAAAAGTCATCGACATG GCTAAAGCGGGATTCATGTTGAACATTATTGGAATCGTAACCATCAACATTGCCATCAACACATGGGGGGGGGCCTTGTTCCAGCTAGATACTTTTCCAAGTTGGGCCAATGACACCCAAAATCCTTGA